From Loxodonta africana isolate mLoxAfr1 chromosome 16, mLoxAfr1.hap2, whole genome shotgun sequence:
CTATCTCTAAGGGCCTTGCAGCTCTGCAAGGGTTAATGGAGGAAGAAGTGGGACTGGGGGATTGCACAGAGTGGAAGGAGCAATGGGGAAGTAAACATGTGTGTGCCTGGCCAGGTGTGAGTCACCCTGCTCTGTACACAGGCCGGCATGTGCGTGCATGCACGGTCGTGAGGACTGCTATGTGGGAAGGAAGAGGCCCGTTTGGAGGGCGTCTCTCTGCCAGCACCAGGGAGGCGCCATGGAGGAAATGAGGACAATGGTAGCTTGGTGCTGCAGGGACATGTGAGCTCTGCGGTGTGCAGGGAGAGGGGCTTGAGCCAAAGAGTTTCTTGGTCCCATGTGAGTCTGGCTCACACCAAAATGTGTGTTCTAATTTCACTCCTAGCtagtttgtttgttggtttggaAAAAAGGATAGTTTGAATAAAAGGTCACCGTGTCCTTTAAATTGGGTCCGCCTGGAGTGGGAGCTGCATTGTAGCTGTTCCCGTCACTGGTTTAGGTCTTTGTGCATGTCCTCCTGGAGGGAGGGCCTGTGCACACGCTGGTCTACGCCAGGTGCCCAGTGAGCGCTGCCTGGGTGGAAGGATGAAGAAGCCCAGAGCCTCTCCTCTCAGAAGGGTGGGCGTCCCTAAAATGTCTCCCCCTTGCCCACTATCTCCAAGCTGCTGGGCATTCTCACCTGATTCTGAGGCCCTTACAGCAGTGCCCCCTCCCCTACAGGGTATCTCTCTGGGCAAACACCAGGGGGCTCACTGCCACCAGCTGCACTGTGTTTCCAGTCTCCTCCCCCAGACCAATGACTGTGGGAAGAAGGTGAGGTGGGCACAGCTAGGCAGGCCTGGAGCCCAGTCCCAGCTGTGCCTGTCCTTGCTGGCTCTGTGAATTTGGGCAGGTCAtgtcacctccctgagcctcacttTCCAGGTATGTAAAGTGAAGATGATAATGCCCACTTCCTAGGGTTCTGTAGGAATTAACTGAGATACTAATACTTAAAGGACCTAGCACACTGCCCGGCACGTAGTGGCACACAGTAGGAGCTCAAGGAAAGGTAGCTCTATTTCCTTTCTGgagtctctccctcctccccaccccccacccccaaagaaCCAGGGAATTCTAAGTGATGGAATCCTAAACCAAGAAGGacctgccctccctccccccccccccgccagccCTCCAACCTCCTCTTGTCACAGAGGGCTGGTGAGCAGGGGTAGCACTCACTGACAACAAGCTCAGTAGCCTGTGGCATCTAGTACCTGTCACGGGGGCACCTTCCAGAGCCAAGGACTATTGTCAGTGTGCCTCCCCACGCAGGGAGTCAGGAGCAGGGACTGCCTGAGTTGGGGTCTCAGCCCTCTTCCCCTCTCCAGGAGTCAGCTCCTCAGTCTGAGGGCCCTGGAAGGGGGAGTGGGTTTCTAGAGGCTATAGCACAACGGCTTAGGTGAAGGAGGAGGCAAAAGGGGCAGCAGTAAGGGAGGAGTAACAGGGGCTCCATGGGCCAGGGGTGATGAGGCCAGGGTTCAGATGGGGTCTGGGTCCAGGATGAGAACAGAGAACTGAGAAGGGCAGGAACGCAGATGCTTACTTTCACTCTCCTGGGGGGAGGGTGGGTATGCAATGCACTTGGATGACGCTTCTGTGCCTGTGGGAGCAAAGAGAAGGGTCGTTAGACTGGTGTCAAGGCCGGGGGCCAGGGAAGCTTTCCAGGTCACAAGTGCCCCTTCCAGTCACAGGCGCTCATATTATGGCCCAGCTGGAACCTGCACACGTGTgcaggcatgcacacacacatccacactcacacacacacatccacatatgtatacatatacacacacgtatatgcacacatacacacacattcaaatACACATACACTCGTACACACactcatgtacacacacacacacacacaggcacatactcTCCACACACCCGGGCATCCTCTGCCCATTCTCATGCCACCCCCAGGGGCTCGTGGATACCTGCTGCCGCCCACAGCTCTCTCCAGCCCACAGCCCCTTATACTCTCACCTGAAGAGGTGCATGTACCTGTTCCCCACCCACCGTCCAGCCTTTCACCACCTCACACCCCAGGTCACTGGGCATATAATGACCGTGGCCACAGTGTTGCCAGGAGCAGAATCTCGCTCCCAGCCCAGGTTCACATATCCTCCCCCATCAAAGTCTCATGGCagatgggaactctctgtactttctgctcagTTTTTCCAAAAGcctaaaacttctctaaaaaataaagtctgttaTTAAGAGCAAAAAGTCCCATTGTCACAAACATCCACATACGCCCTCCCTCCCCATCTAAGAGAGCTAACCCAGTATCACCACCCTCTATCACAGTGTCACACAGGGTCACGTCATCAGCTACCCAGCCTCACACCCGTGTCACAGCACCACAACACACTCTCCCTGAGTCACACTGCCACATACACAGCAGCGGTGTCATTCTCGCCACCTGCCCTTCCAGCCTGCCACCCTCACGGGCCTCACCTGTCTGCACCTGCAGCTCTATGGCCCCGTGGACCCTCTGCTCTGAGTGGTGGTGCCGGATCTCCACCACCAGGCAGCAGTAGAGGCCACTGTCCAATAGCGTCAGGTTGTGCATGGTGATAGAGAAGTTGCCGTGGTGGTCCGAGGTTGACTCCAGCCCGTGGCGCTGGGCCAGGTCCTGGGTGGTGTTGGCGGTCTCATGGGCCCCATGGTGCACGTGCAAGTCCTGGAAGGTGAGGTTGCGGATAGGCCGGCGCTCCGAGCAGGCCTGCACCTCGCCCCGTGAACTGCGGTACCATGTCTTGTAGAAGGTCACGTCGTGTCCCCTGGACGTGGGGCCCAAGAGCCGGCAAGTGAGAGTGACATCCTGCCCCTGGGGGCACACATACAGGGAATACGGTGTGGCGACCTTGAAGGCTGCCACCAGACCTGTTCAGAGAGAAAGAGCTCCATCAACAGACTGAGCCGGCAGCACCAGCACCATTCCCAGTGCCCCCAGAGCTGGAAAGAACCTTTGGGAGCAGGGGCTCCAAAGACGTGGGTTCTAGACCCCCCTCGGCCATTTCCCAGCCGCAGGCTCTGAGCATGTCAGTAGACCTCCCAGCCTTAGCTTCTTCCAGTGTTTTTAAGCCCTGCCCAACTCCATCCCAGGCTGTGGGGAGGGGCCTCCAGAGCTTCCCCAGAGGGCTGGGGCAGGGCCACTCAGGGGAGTGAGAGAAACTCCAGGGCAAGCAGGCCGCAGCCCTACTGAACAGGCCGGGTGTGTGTACCTCCAGGTGGAAGCATACGTCCCGGCTCCAGCTCCCCATCTCAGCCACCCTGCTCTGCACAGGACTGGCCCGGGCACTGCCCAGCCTCCATGCCCAGCACTGTAGGATGGGGAGCAGGAGGCATTTAGGACCAGGAGCTTTTTGCCCTTTGCCACCCTTCTGGGGGCCATCTGCACTTTTTGCCCTTCCCTCTCCTGTGAGTGGACACGTTTTCCCATCCCCTtattacccaaaacccagtgccgttgagtcgattcctactcatagtgaccctacaggacaaagtagaactgccccacagattttccaaggagcgcctggcggattcgaactgccgaccctttggttagcagccgtagcacttaaccactacaccgctaTTAGTGCACAGTAATGGAGCACCTGCATGTGCAAGGCCTGAGCCTGGTGCTACAGCTCACCTGGATACCTCCTGGTGGGTGCTTACAGCCTAGCTCGGCAGACAAGATCTGCATTCGGGATGAAGTAACCCCACAAGCCATCAGGGCACTCGGAGGAGAGGGGAAGCAGCCTCCTGGGGATAATCAGGGACTTTCTGAAAGAGGGAGGGTCTCTGGGGCTTGATGGACAGATAGGATTTCAGCAAGTGGAGAGGGAGCCCTGGGCAGGATTGTGGAGAACCAGGCAAACCCGAGATGCCTGCTGAACAGGGACGAGGatgcatggaaggtcagctcatccCTGCACCTGCCTCCCACCCAGTCTTCTTAGAAACATGTTCTAGTTCATTTTTTTCAATAAGCAAATGAAGCAATCCCTTGATCCTCTttaccccacccccatcccccagCATTTAACCGTGTGGATCCCCCAAAGCACTGGCCCTGAGAACCGATTACTGGGCTGGAGTCCTAGCTTTTCTATCTAGCTgcgtgagcctcagtttcctcatctgtatgatGAGAAAAATATCAGCTACATGACAGGGTTGCCGAAAGGACTGAATGGCAGACATTCGAGGACGGCAAGGGTTGTTATACGTTagtgttttttctcttttcattggcATCTCAGAGCCACTGTAAGGTCAgccagagagggaaggagggtctGGAAACGTACAGAAACCCAGTGGACATGTCCTCTGCGTCGCCTGGCCAGGGCACCGCCTGGACCTAAAATAACACTGCTTCCTCCTCAGATGCCCCTTCTCTGCTCTGCGGTGCCCGGGACCCTGGCAGCAGGCTGGGACCCACCAGCACAGCCAAAAGCCACCGATCAGGGAGAGGCACCCTGATGTCGCCTTTGGACTTGGACCGGCCTGCCCGGAGTCCGATAGCTGTGACCACTTAAACTCTGAGCCTCACTATAGAATAGAAATGAAAATATCTACCTGATGGAGTTGGGGCAGGATGAGTGATAATTTTCAAAAGGTGGTCTGAAAGTGCTTTGCTCATCGTTGGTGCTTGACACATGGGAGCTAGATAGGTCTCTAATCCATCTCAGCAGCTCAATAAACATTCCCTAGAAATGAAAAGTTGTTCTCCTAGACAGTGGACCAGAAAAGCCAGCGTCAGAGTCTCCCTCACTGAGCTATGAATGACTGGTAACAACTTGGGATCCAGTTCTGAAGTGCTCGTCTATTTAAAGGAGAGTGGTGGGAGGCAGCAAAGCCTTGGCCCCCAAGAGTATGTCTGTAGGGGTGGAGTTTCAGGCCCCAGAAGGTAAGGAAACCAGACACACATCCAAGCCCCTCCTCTCACTCTGCCCAGATGTGAGGGGAGCCACGTTTGGAAGCCCTAGAATCTTGAGAAACCATTGCTAAGGTGGGCAgagattttaaaatgtctttggcAAGATGCTAGACTCCTTTGTCAGCTGAAAACATACctcttgccactgagtcaattccaactcctggggacactataagacagagtagaactgccccatagggtttccaaggagcggctggtggattcaaactgctgaccttttggttagcagccaagctcttaaccactgtgccaccagggctcggctCCTAGGTTAATATAATCCCTCTTAAACAACTGCTCGTGCTTATACCTGCTTGTCCTTTTATAAGGCTTGCTCACATTTCTGTTTCCTTTGACAAAGTTGTTAAGTAGCACAAgtgttaaatggaaaaacataccatgcttttATTCTAAATTATATCCGAACACCAAAAAAAAGGGGACTTGGATACCTTCAgttaaaagccaaaccaaacccattgccattgacttgattccaactcataacaaccctttaggacaagagaactgccccatagggtctccaagccTGTAAACCTTTAGGAAAGCAGGCTATCACAggtttctcctgtggaacagctggtgggtttaaacgcccagccttttgatgagcagctgagcactttaaccactgtaccaccagggctcctataaacaACCTAACAACTGAATAAGGCAGGTACTACTTTTACTCCCATttcactgatgaggaaactgaggcacacagaggtTAACCCAATGAAGATCACAGAGGAAGGAAGTGctagagccagaattcaaactcagGCGCTTAGACGCTACTAAAGGAAAAAGCTCAGAAACTGGCAGCTTACAGTCCACTTCCAGCCTGCACACATTTTATTTGAGCCTCAaggtatttaaattttttttaagattaccAACATTTAAAAACTCTGACATCTAACTGTTCTTCGACAGTCAGAAGATAAGACTAAACTGTCTTTCCAACAAGGCAACCATCAGCTGGAGCTGAGTTGCAGCCCCTCCCTTAGAGAGGCATCAGCACTCCAGTTTGCCACAGTCCCCACTGCTCCCTGATGCTCCACTGGTCTGCTTCACTCCCTCACCATAGTTGCTTGGCCCTGTGGACATTTGGGGTGGAACTTTATCGCCCATACCCATCATCCTGGCAGATGTGACCCTCGGGCTCAGGGAGGAGACAACCCACCCAAGACCCCAGCAGGAGCCTAGCAGAGCAAGGACTGAACCAAGTCTCCTCTGACTGCCAACCTATTGCCTGTATTTGGCTGCACCCCTAGCTTTGTCCATGCTAGCCTAGACTTCCCTGACATAGGCCTGTGTGGGATGGGTGTGGCTGCAGAGCTATGGCTGTGCCAGGAAATGGAGGTGTGGAGTAGCTAGGGAAAGGGCTGTCCCCAGGAGCTCCCAGGAAGACCTGAAGCCCACCTGAAGATGGACCCCAGAGCTATCTCTGCCCTGTGCccgccccccccacacacattccCCAGCAGAAGGCCACATGGCAAGTCCCACCGTTACCAGCTGGCGTCCCGTTTTCCCTTTGCCCAACATGATCATCTGCCCCAGCACAACCCAGGGCCGGGAGCAGGTGCAGAATGCAGCACGGACAGGCCTCGGGGGTCATGAGGAGGGCTGGCTCCACAGACTGGGCTGCAGCTCTGGGGCGGGTGGAAGGAACAGACAGGGTAGGAGTGGAGGCAGGAGCAAGGAGTGCAGCTTAAAGctgagcaggggtgggggcggcTGACCACTAAGTGGGCAGAGCACGTGGATACAGAGAGGTGTGGATGGGTAGGGCGAGATGTGGGCAAGGTGGGGTTAGTGTGGTGGGTGGAGAAGGTATCATTGTGACAGGGCTTTGGGATGGGGTGAGAGCAAGCAGTGGGCCTCCAGCCGGGCACCAGGGCCCAAGCAATGGTGCTGGAAAGTGAGGGGAGGAAGTCTCACTACTAGAGGCATTTCCTTGAAAACCCACAGGGGGACACAGAGAACCGGGGATCTGGGACAGTAGGAGGGGGACATTGCTCAATACCCAACACCCCACACATACTATCCACCCCAAGGCCCCAGGACCTCTTCTCCTTTTAGAAAAAGGAGAAGCACACTGGGATTCAGGTTTGGGGCTCAGGGAAAAATGCTGAATTCCAAgctgaagtacagggtcagacaGGAGTGGGCCAAGGGTCCAAAGGgcttggggggtggggtggggaggcagaAAACATCCTGTTTATTGTGTCTGAGACTCCAGCTGGGACAAGGCCCTGATCAGCCTGTCCTTGAGAGGACACTCAAGGGCAGTGTTGGGGaaacagaacacacacacacagggcctGCACACGCCCCACGGGCACCCACACCACCCCTGCTCACGTGCTATGAGGGAATATATACAGCCTGGCTGGGATGATAATTATTTACagcaggatgttgcttattgtcgaGAGCAGATTCTTTCAGACACCTGGGTCATTGTCACAGGCCCAGAAGAGAGGACGGGGAGGAAGGCCCCTGGCTCCAGAGTGACCAAGAACATGCAGGACAGGAAAACAACCCCGGCCCTGGGCCTGAGCATGTGCCCAGGTGGGAACCATCCACTCATTGTGTTGCTCTTGGGGCCCCCCCCATCTCTGTCTGCCACTGGGTAAGGAGGCAGGGGGCCCCTCAAAGAAGAGTACTGTGAACCAGGAAAATTCTGGGTCTCATGATTGAAACTCTGGCCTGGGTAGTAAGATCCCTGGGTCCCAGTCCCTCTTAGCTGCACCCTTGCCGTGTGGCCTTGGGCCGGTCCCATTCCTTCTCTGGGCTTCCCTTTCTTCATCTCTACTGGAAAGACTCTCCAAGTTCCTAGGCCCCTTCCAGCTCAGAACTCCTGTGGGCTGGTGGAAGGGTTGTCATTCCTCAGTTGGAGGAAGAGGGCAGGAAATGGGCCACAAAGGTGATCATGGGTGATTGCCACTACTCACTATGTGTGAGGCACTTGCCGAAAGAGGACATTGGTagctcagtggtaaaattctcaccttacctgagggagacccaggttcgattcctggccagtgcacctcacgcacagctaaCACCgttctgtcagcggaggcttgagtgttgctatgatgctgaacaggtttcagcggagcttccagactaagatggaccaggaagaaaggcctggtggcctacttctgaaaatcaaccagtgaaagtGCTGTGGAGCACAATGGTTGGATCTCCAGtcgatcacggggatggcgcaggacccaacAACAtctcgttccattgtgcatggggtcactgagtcagggccaactcagtggcagctaacaataagagGTGCTTGCTGAGCACTTTAGACTTgtgtcatttaattctcacagcaccCCCGAAACAGGTATTATCatgcccattttatggatgagaaaacaaACTCAGAGAAGtcaagggacttgcccaaggccacacagccagttTGTGGCTCAGCTGAGATCCACACCTTGGACACCCTAGGACTAGGGACAGGAAGAGTCCCAACCCCTCCAGCAGGTGGGGCTGACACCTCATCCTCAAGCTAGGAGAGGGTGGACTGACCTCTAGTTGACCTCTCCACACAGCCTTTTTGGGCTGCCTCAGACTCAAACTGAAAACATCATTCTtgcattccacaaatatttacgaAGGTCCTAACGTAAGCCAGGCCCAAAGTGGAGAGGCCACGGGGAGGGCTGCTGGAATTTAGGGCCACGCCTTCCACTTTCTGGCCATGGACCCTCAGCCACAGGGGAGGCTGAGCCTCAATAAAGCCTGTGCAGTACAGGGCAAAGAAGTTCTTGCTTGGCATCTTCTC
This genomic window contains:
- the VSIR gene encoding V-type immunoglobulin domain-containing suppressor of T-cell activation isoform X3; translation: MCQAPTMSKALSDHLLKIITHPAPTPSGLVAAFKVATPYSLYVCPQGQDVTLTCRLLGPTSRGHDVTFYKTWYRSSRGEVQACSERRPIRNLTFQDLHVHHGAHETANTTQDLAQRHGLESTSDHHGNFSITMHNLTLLDSGLYCCLVVEIRHHHSEQRVHGAIELQVQTGTEASSKCIAYPPSPQESESAQELVRMDNNIQGIENPGFETSPPAQGMLEAKPRPPLSYMAQRQPSESGRHLLSEPNTPLSPPGPGDVFFPSLEPVPDSPNFEAV
- the VSIR gene encoding V-type immunoglobulin domain-containing suppressor of T-cell activation isoform X2, translating into MGVPTEAGGRRWGPVLLALFLAASRGLVAAFKVATPYSLYVCPQGQDVTLTCRLLGPTSRGHDVTFYKTWYRSSRGEVQACSERRPIRNLTFQDLHVHHGAHETANTTQDLAQRHGLESTSDHHGNFSITMHNLTLLDSGLYCCLVVEIRHHHSEQRVHGAIELQVQTGTEASSKCIAYPPSPQESENITAAALATGACIVGILCLPLILLLVYKQRQAASNRRAQELVRMDNNIQGIENPGFETSPPAQGMLEAKPRPPLSYMAQRQPSESGRHLLSEPNTPLSPPGPGDVFFPSLEPVPDSPNFEAV
- the VSIR gene encoding V-type immunoglobulin domain-containing suppressor of T-cell activation isoform X1 — encoded protein: MCQAPTMSKALSDHLLKIITHPAPTPSGLVAAFKVATPYSLYVCPQGQDVTLTCRLLGPTSRGHDVTFYKTWYRSSRGEVQACSERRPIRNLTFQDLHVHHGAHETANTTQDLAQRHGLESTSDHHGNFSITMHNLTLLDSGLYCCLVVEIRHHHSEQRVHGAIELQVQTGTEASSKCIAYPPSPQESENITAAALATGACIVGILCLPLILLLVYKQRQAASNRRAQELVRMDNNIQGIENPGFETSPPAQGMLEAKPRPPLSYMAQRQPSESGRHLLSEPNTPLSPPGPGDVFFPSLEPVPDSPNFEAV